The following nucleotide sequence is from Mucilaginibacter sp. cycad4.
CTTGTAACAAGCTTTTTTCCAACAGGCGAATTGTAAAAAATATTTAGTTCATTCAACTCAGCTTCTGTAAATTCGGTAGCGTATACCTCAGCAAGTTTTTCTTTGAGTACATCCCATGTTAAATATTTACCAACAAACTCCCTCATTACCTTCAAGTAAGCATCACGTTGATTGGAGTCAACATTCTTCGCCCCCTGTTTGATAATACTATTCATTGTGGCATCAAACTGTTCTTTAGTACCGGTAGCCAAAAGAAACTGTTCTGCGGTTTTCAAATGCGAAGCAGTAAATGCTTGATTGCTTGTTTGAGCTCTTAATGTTGAAAAAGAAAACAGGATTACGCCCGCAAGTGCGATAAGTTTAAGTTTTAGGTTCATATTAAATTTTGATAAAAATCTTTTTGATGTAGAACGCCCATATCACCACCCATAAAATGAGCACCGTAAATATAGCACTTACCAATGAAGCATTTACAGGTGAAAAATAAGGAGCAAAAAATGTTTGATATAGGGATGAGCCATTTATTTTGATCATCCCCATATAATGCGGGATAAAGCCCGACAGCACATAAGCCGTTATAGCATTGGTGCCAAATACCACAAAGGGATAAGTAAAGCGTTTATACCCTTGTATGTCAATAAGCCAGTAGCATAAAGCCAGCCCTATGGTTGCCAGCCCACCGGTATAAAGCACAAAGGAGCTTGTCCACAAGGCTTTATTAATGGGGAAAAACAAATCCCAAAACAAGCCTGCTATAACCGCGATTATTCCGTAAACAAACATCCAGTTAGTTTTGATATTGTCATCGCGGTCTTTACGCTTTAGCCAGCTGCCCACCCTAATACCAAACAGGGCTGTGGCAACGGCAGGAATAGTTCCAAGCAAACCTTCCGGGTCCCAGGTATGCGATTCGCGCCAGAGGTGGTCGGGCGTAAATACCAGTCTGTCTATCCATGCCCCCATATTGGTTTCGGGTTCGAGATTGGCATAGCCTACACCCGGTACCGGGATAAAGGCCATGATGATAAAATAACTTATGAGTGCGATGGCAAAAATCCAGTCGCGTGTTTTTTGCGATGTTTTAAGATAAAGCACCGTGCTGATAAAATAGACCAATGCGATGCGCGGCAGCACCCCCGGCAGGCGTAAATGAGCCAGCCCGTTATCGGGGTGCAAGATCAGTTGAGTTGCCCAGGGAATCAGCAGCAGGATCACGGTACGACGAAGTGCTTTAAGGATGAGTTTACTGTGCGATACCGTAGCCTTTTTACTTTCCATGGCATATATAACCGATACGCCAACCATAAACAAAAAGAAGGGAAAAACCAGGTCGGTAGGTGTGCAGCCGTTCCATTTGGAATGCTCAAGCGGTGCATAAATATGTCCCCAATCGCCGGGATCGTTTACCAGGATCATCGCAGCGATAGTAATTCCGCGGAATACATCGAGGGAAAGAAGGCGTTTTGGCTTTTCGGTTGTGGTTGAGGTCATCGGCTTATGATCAAATTCAAAGCTCCCCTCTTGAGAGGGGGCGGGTGGGATATGTGCATTGGCAGGGGTGTGTTTCGTCGTGTGACGAGGAACACACCCCTCCGCCCCTCTCAAGAGGGGATTCGCACAAGGCCATTGCTTTTTACCTTTTTCCTATCGCCCGTGAGGACACGGGCGACGAGGATCAATTCAAACTCAATTAAAACATATATCGTTTAAACGCTTCCATAGCCTCATATTCGGCAAGGCCGAGGCGGTCATAGCGTTGGGCTGTATCGCGGGTCCGGTCTTCGGCCCTTACCCAAAACTCCCGTGCGTCATCACCCGGGAATACCGGCCTGTCCTTTTGCGACTGGTGTTTGAAGATCGCATTACGTTTGCGGATCACTTCCTGTGGTGACAATGGTACCGCCATTTCTATCTCATAGGTTTCAAACTCGTGCCATGCGCCGCGGTACATCCACAGCCAGCAATCCTCTACCCAGGCTTCCTTGCCTTTTAACCTGTCAAGTGCTGCCAATATGATCTTGAAACACACTAAATGCGTACCGTTAGGATCAGCAAAGTCACCGGCCGCAAAAATTTGCTGTGGTTTTACTTTTTGAAGCAGGTCGATGGTCAATTGAATATCTTCCTCACCTACCGAGTTCTTTTTGGTTTTGCCGGTTTCGTAAAACGGCAGCGCCATGAAGTGGATATGGTCATCCTGCAGTCCTGCATATCTTGCTCCCGAAATCGCTTCCGTTTTCCGGATGAAGCCTTTTACATTCCTGATCTCCTGGGTATCGATCTCGTTTGGCTGTTTAGTCGGGAAGAAGGCACGCATATCTTCATAG
It contains:
- a CDS encoding DUF2059 domain-containing protein; its protein translation is MNLKLKLIALAGVILFSFSTLRAQTSNQAFTASHLKTAEQFLLATGTKEQFDATMNSIIKQGAKNVDSNQRDAYLKVMREFVGKYLTWDVLKEKLAEVYATEFTEAELNELNIFYNSPVGKKLVTRTPELLSRISATSQGIVAEHKTELEQNIAEAYKHTDPPAVKELVIPAASQPTSKTATKH
- a CDS encoding DUF5009 domain-containing protein; amino-acid sequence: MTSTTTEKPKRLLSLDVFRGITIAAMILVNDPGDWGHIYAPLEHSKWNGCTPTDLVFPFFLFMVGVSVIYAMESKKATVSHSKLILKALRRTVILLLIPWATQLILHPDNGLAHLRLPGVLPRIALVYFISTVLYLKTSQKTRDWIFAIALISYFIIMAFIPVPGVGYANLEPETNMGAWIDRLVFTPDHLWRESHTWDPEGLLGTIPAVATALFGIRVGSWLKRKDRDDNIKTNWMFVYGIIAVIAGLFWDLFFPINKALWTSSFVLYTGGLATIGLALCYWLIDIQGYKRFTYPFVVFGTNAITAYVLSGFIPHYMGMIKINGSSLYQTFFAPYFSPVNASLVSAIFTVLILWVVIWAFYIKKIFIKI